A window of Halodesulfovibrio aestuarii DSM 17919 = ATCC 29578 contains these coding sequences:
- the gspE gene encoding type II secretion system ATPase GspE: MRTLEHALVERHLVTADDIVWLQQEASEQGKTFEQIVIENEILTEIQFKNAQAEFYGLNILATIPEQMIDTELICRFSITYLKKHQVVPLRGDTGVLVGMADPYSLTALNDFSLFLGCVPSPVLLPRDVITVLINRAFGDSQEDANVSDVLGDATELGLDEIDDDALNDLLDDTSDAPLVKLVNMVLSQAVRAGASDVHIEPCKDSLRVRFRLDGVLYNKHRFDKRFSAAIVSRIKILAKLNIAEKRLPQDGRIALILGGREVDLRVSTLPTSHGERVVMRLLEKTSKVLSLTELGLGSDDLEIMKKVTRISHGIILVTGPTGSGKTTSLYAALSDINSPDKNIMTIEDPVEYQLDGVGQIQVNHKTGLTFAEGLRSIVRQDPDVILIGEIRDKETADIAIQSALTGHLVFSTLHTNDAASAVTRLIDMGVEPFLLSSVLRVVVAQRLVRILCPHCKEAYTAAADGVVECGVMASQMESQTLYRAKGCPHCMDTGYKGRQAVYEIMQVNDPIKSMILRNADSNEIRRESIAGGMRTLKGDGCLKVLNGVTSIAEVLRVSNL, encoded by the coding sequence ATGAGAACGCTAGAACATGCTCTTGTGGAAAGACATTTGGTTACAGCAGACGATATTGTTTGGTTGCAGCAGGAGGCTTCTGAGCAGGGAAAAACTTTTGAGCAGATTGTAATAGAGAATGAAATTCTCACAGAAATTCAGTTTAAAAATGCGCAGGCTGAGTTCTATGGGTTGAATATCTTGGCAACTATTCCTGAACAGATGATTGATACGGAGCTTATCTGCCGCTTCTCGATCACCTATTTAAAAAAGCATCAGGTTGTTCCGCTCAGAGGTGATACCGGTGTTCTTGTTGGAATGGCTGATCCGTATTCTTTAACCGCTTTAAATGATTTTTCTTTATTCCTTGGTTGCGTTCCCTCTCCTGTGCTTCTACCCCGGGATGTGATTACTGTTTTAATCAACCGCGCCTTTGGTGATTCTCAAGAAGATGCAAATGTAAGCGATGTGTTGGGTGATGCAACCGAGTTAGGGCTTGATGAAATTGATGATGATGCACTGAATGATCTGCTTGATGATACGAGTGATGCGCCATTGGTTAAGCTGGTCAACATGGTGCTCTCACAAGCCGTTCGTGCAGGGGCAAGTGATGTGCACATCGAACCGTGTAAGGATTCGTTACGTGTACGTTTTCGTCTGGATGGTGTCCTGTACAACAAACATCGTTTTGATAAGCGGTTTAGCGCCGCTATTGTTTCGAGAATTAAGATTCTTGCGAAACTCAATATTGCGGAAAAACGTCTGCCGCAGGATGGTCGTATTGCGTTGATTCTCGGTGGCCGTGAAGTTGATTTGCGTGTCTCTACTCTGCCTACATCCCATGGAGAACGAGTGGTAATGCGCTTGTTGGAAAAAACTTCCAAAGTATTGAGCTTGACCGAGTTAGGGCTTGGCTCCGACGACCTTGAGATTATGAAAAAGGTCACTCGTATTTCTCATGGTATTATTCTTGTTACAGGGCCTACAGGTAGTGGTAAGACCACATCCCTTTACGCGGCGTTGAGTGATATCAACTCACCAGACAAGAATATTATGACTATTGAAGATCCGGTTGAATATCAGCTCGACGGGGTTGGTCAGATTCAGGTGAATCACAAAACGGGGCTTACTTTTGCGGAAGGCTTACGTTCTATTGTACGTCAGGACCCTGATGTCATACTTATTGGTGAGATTCGAGACAAAGAGACTGCGGATATTGCTATTCAGTCGGCACTTACCGGTCACTTAGTATTTTCAACATTGCATACAAATGATGCAGCCAGTGCTGTCACCCGTCTTATCGATATGGGTGTTGAGCCTTTTTTGCTTTCTTCCGTATTGCGTGTGGTCGTTGCTCAACGCCTTGTGCGTATTTTGTGTCCACATTGTAAAGAAGCCTACACCGCTGCAGCTGATGGTGTTGTGGAGTGTGGAGTAATGGCCAGTCAGATGGAGAGTCAAACTTTGTATCGTGCAAAAGGGTGCCCGCACTGCATGGATACAGGGTACAAGGGACGTCAGGCTGTATATGAAATTATGCAGGTGAATGACCCGATTAAAAGTATGATTTTACGGAACGCAGACTCAAACGAAATCCGTCGTGAATCTATTGCAGGTGGTATGCGGACTTTGAAGGGGGATGGTTGTTTGAAAGTGTTGAATGGGGTTACTTCTATCGCGGAAGTGCTGCGAGTTTCCAATTTATAA
- a CDS encoding AAA family ATPase, producing the protein MQAHPQETAQINPFGEQFRTFQFYPSESHKKVVHRITRGLECNCGLILLTGEIGIGKTSVCRHIMQSSGDEYIFAESGNPFFKPAELLYNFCKQYGIDTTGRNSINDLTEGLHDFFMQQAEAEKKPVIVIDESHLLTDEHFSLLLALYNMRLGAIPLVQIILIGQVEIMDRLRQPGLEALNQRIGVRCELFPMDKQETENYVQFKLANADFPDLTVFEDSALARVWLVTGGLPRLINHISSHALDSITFSGVSKISPALIEKVASDPMYQGLFSIRTQKKQLKYKVIAACILTAILIGGAIYTLGLPQLSRNDAEQAPTIENSLQKQTISPSGSQLKAANSAPAEHSPEPANINKNRRATAPDVEPPHAPIPETITTPPIAKKLLIPTKNDAVSITVYDSPQEEPVLAMANEADTKIEDNTVDAQPLEHAQNARSEKHAIRDSNSPPDEASHPALEALQIDALAWSEQASTRMVVIGDQVLHEGDQVGSFILKAIKRDHLIFSLNGIEYKKKVRL; encoded by the coding sequence ATGCAGGCTCATCCACAGGAAACGGCGCAGATAAACCCTTTCGGGGAACAGTTTCGCACCTTCCAATTTTATCCTTCCGAAAGTCACAAAAAGGTAGTTCACAGAATTACCCGCGGGCTCGAGTGTAACTGTGGGCTTATTCTACTTACCGGAGAGATCGGCATCGGCAAGACATCCGTATGCAGGCACATTATGCAATCTTCCGGAGATGAGTATATTTTTGCTGAAAGTGGAAACCCTTTTTTTAAGCCGGCGGAGCTACTCTACAACTTCTGCAAACAATATGGCATTGACACCACAGGCCGTAATTCTATCAACGACCTGACGGAAGGCTTGCATGACTTTTTTATGCAACAGGCTGAAGCTGAAAAAAAACCTGTCATTGTTATTGATGAAAGCCACCTCTTAACTGACGAACATTTTTCATTACTGCTGGCACTCTACAACATGCGCCTCGGAGCTATTCCTCTGGTTCAAATAATTCTCATCGGTCAGGTTGAGATCATGGACAGACTAAGACAGCCGGGATTGGAGGCGCTAAACCAACGAATTGGCGTACGTTGTGAACTGTTCCCGATGGACAAGCAAGAAACAGAAAACTACGTGCAATTCAAATTAGCCAACGCAGACTTTCCAGACCTTACAGTCTTTGAGGACAGTGCCCTCGCGCGCGTCTGGCTTGTCACAGGCGGGCTGCCCCGTCTTATTAATCATATTTCTTCCCATGCATTAGACAGCATCACATTTTCCGGCGTCTCAAAAATTTCTCCTGCACTCATTGAAAAAGTCGCTTCTGACCCTATGTATCAAGGTCTTTTTTCAATTCGAACCCAAAAAAAGCAGCTGAAATACAAAGTTATTGCGGCGTGTATCCTTACAGCAATTCTGATTGGAGGAGCTATATACACATTAGGACTCCCCCAATTGTCCCGAAACGATGCGGAGCAAGCTCCAACAATCGAAAATAGCCTGCAAAAACAGACCATAAGCCCTTCAGGCTCTCAATTAAAAGCTGCTAATTCCGCACCGGCGGAACATTCTCCGGAACCTGCAAATATAAACAAGAACCGACGGGCAACGGCACCTGATGTGGAGCCCCCACACGCACCTATTCCAGAGACAATTACAACTCCCCCGATAGCAAAAAAGCTCTTAATTCCAACAAAAAATGATGCTGTCTCCATTACGGTGTATGACAGCCCACAGGAAGAACCTGTGTTAGCTATGGCAAACGAAGCTGACACAAAAATAGAAGACAACACTGTTGATGCACAGCCACTCGAACATGCCCAAAATGCCCGATCTGAAAAACATGCTATCCGGGATTCCAATAGCCCCCCCGATGAAGCGTCCCATCCGGCATTGGAAGCATTACAGATTGACGCACTTGCATGGTCAGAACAAGCTTCTACGCGAATGGTCGTAATAGGTGATCAAGTACTGCATGAAGGAGATCAAGTTGGAAGCTTTATCCTAAAAGCAATTAAACGCGACCACCTCATCTTTTCATTGAACGGAATAGAATATAAGAAAAAGGTTAGATTGTAA
- a CDS encoding GspH/FimT family pseudopilin, giving the protein MTEQTFKAGTSNSIRESGFTLFELLIVITIIGILMGVAIPNITFSDPERDMDTAVRRLTGAVSEARSRALLKREPLELHLEGKYIRIVQRNGKQEIGKAALPDTVTISRVIVDEREQRTLLFTPKGVTQPATIELTSPPCVRTLCIKPIQGISYPK; this is encoded by the coding sequence ATGACGGAGCAGACATTCAAAGCTGGAACCTCGAATAGCATTCGAGAGTCCGGTTTTACCCTCTTCGAATTACTCATTGTCATTACCATTATTGGTATACTAATGGGTGTTGCAATTCCCAATATCACCTTCTCCGATCCAGAACGTGATATGGACACAGCTGTACGACGCCTAACGGGGGCAGTTTCAGAAGCTCGATCAAGGGCACTACTGAAACGGGAACCACTGGAACTGCATCTGGAAGGAAAATATATTCGTATTGTTCAACGCAATGGGAAACAGGAAATAGGCAAGGCTGCCCTGCCGGATACTGTCACTATTTCGCGTGTGATTGTGGATGAAAGGGAACAACGCACGTTACTGTTTACCCCGAAGGGTGTAACTCAACCTGCAACTATTGAGCTTACATCACCACCGTGTGTACGCACTTTATGCATAAAGCCTATTCAAGGGATTTCGTATCCGAAATAA
- the pilM gene encoding pilus assembly protein PilM: protein MSTKILCIACSEERMAFCQFAVSWRGAQLLEHHIAPISDFSDPLTLAKELAAVLDRYELRSDQYRLSLPTQVTILRNWTFPFSSAKQISQALEFELEQEIPFTSEETVTGIQFGAKTRQGRKVTSATMHKEFLSSLVKALQTHDIDPQLITVNSFALAQAASAISSNAPTLLLNIDAENSELVCIENNIPCTVSQIPYGILNIKKALEQQLNATQDSIDRFIYFSDIATVDNSSKPEEADFKEALITQLQRLAKQILASANCNTPNAESMLLCGDLAQLQGVEKLFADEMGIPTTAIHKHPKASTLLPIKDNTEWLECLPAIALAPVKNPAFTPTKLLNFRKDEFYFLKQRDLLTQVTTYATAITCILMLGWSISLFAQGHKNAQHAAALNTELKNTLQKTLPDIRGSFGAIQYTSILKSRLSQLRGTTISNDTDTKKDSLDLLLALHTSTPKALDIDVEAIRITEKNMGLVGTTDSYNTLEKLRSQLAKNRYFNAVSIRGATNQKKQKRIRFELEMERAG from the coding sequence ATGTCCACAAAAATTCTCTGTATTGCCTGCTCTGAAGAACGGATGGCATTTTGTCAATTTGCTGTAAGTTGGCGCGGTGCCCAATTACTGGAGCATCACATTGCCCCTATATCCGATTTTAGCGATCCCCTAACTCTGGCTAAAGAACTTGCTGCTGTCCTTGACCGCTACGAGCTACGATCTGACCAATACAGACTATCTTTACCCACACAGGTAACCATTCTTCGCAACTGGACTTTTCCATTCTCCTCAGCAAAACAGATTTCTCAGGCTCTTGAATTTGAACTGGAACAAGAAATCCCGTTTACTTCAGAAGAAACAGTCACGGGCATTCAGTTTGGTGCCAAAACCCGGCAAGGTCGTAAGGTCACATCCGCGACTATGCACAAAGAATTTCTATCAAGCTTAGTAAAGGCATTACAGACGCACGATATTGACCCACAGTTAATCACAGTAAATTCTTTTGCTTTAGCACAAGCTGCAAGTGCAATCAGTTCCAACGCACCGACACTGCTTCTAAACATTGATGCAGAAAACTCAGAGCTAGTATGCATTGAAAACAACATTCCATGCACTGTTTCCCAGATCCCCTATGGGATACTCAACATCAAAAAAGCATTAGAGCAGCAGCTTAACGCTACGCAAGACAGTATAGACAGATTTATATACTTTTCTGATATCGCAACAGTCGATAATTCCAGCAAACCGGAAGAAGCAGACTTTAAAGAAGCTTTAATTACGCAACTTCAACGCCTTGCAAAACAAATTTTGGCAAGCGCTAACTGCAACACTCCAAACGCGGAGTCCATGCTACTCTGCGGGGATCTTGCACAACTCCAAGGTGTCGAAAAACTTTTCGCAGACGAAATGGGCATTCCCACTACTGCAATTCACAAGCATCCGAAGGCTTCCACTCTCTTGCCTATCAAAGACAATACTGAATGGCTTGAATGCCTTCCGGCAATTGCATTGGCACCTGTAAAAAACCCTGCATTTACGCCGACCAAACTTCTCAACTTCCGTAAAGATGAATTTTATTTTTTAAAACAGCGAGATTTGCTTACACAGGTTACAACATATGCAACGGCGATTACCTGCATCCTCATGCTTGGGTGGTCAATTTCTCTGTTTGCTCAGGGACACAAGAACGCGCAACATGCAGCCGCGCTTAATACAGAGCTCAAAAATACGCTACAAAAGACATTACCCGATATAAGAGGCTCTTTCGGCGCCATTCAATACACAAGCATTCTCAAATCACGCCTGTCCCAATTACGCGGTACAACAATTTCAAATGATACCGACACAAAAAAAGACTCTCTTGACCTGCTTCTTGCACTGCATACGAGCACCCCGAAAGCTCTTGATATAGACGTTGAAGCAATCCGTATTACAGAAAAAAATATGGGACTGGTGGGAACAACAGACAGTTACAACACCCTCGAAAAATTGCGATCTCAATTAGCAAAAAATAGGTATTTTAACGCAGTAAGTATTCGAGGGGCAACCAATCAGAAAAAGCAAAAACGGATTCGTTTTGAATTAGAAATGGAAAGGGCAGGCTAG
- the gspN gene encoding type II secretion system protein GspN: MEHKIITKIICYVLVGGFTFCLFLGVHVGKDALKRSFYESVRGIRGVNIGADGVSLSLLPPYMKLDSLFISDASGQRLLYGMQRVVIKPKLSALLTGKAELDLTAASYGGGVRLAVSSGSFFDFEKVDVHLNLVQQSLDSIPFVAELDSRVGGTGNAYLTYSGSLQNMQLGKGTLKIEGTHLRATNPVPLLNVSVFDNLGLTGAFVYNNGKLNVNSVKLAGKPLNADLHGSATLNWRSLLHSNVTLESSLFVQPDSLVKGLVDNNVLKTFKAGKRAKIAISGQLTNPRLALK; the protein is encoded by the coding sequence ATGGAACATAAGATTATTACTAAAATAATTTGTTATGTTCTTGTTGGCGGCTTTACTTTTTGCCTGTTTTTAGGAGTCCATGTTGGTAAGGACGCTTTGAAACGCTCTTTTTATGAAAGCGTGCGGGGAATTAGGGGCGTGAACATTGGGGCAGATGGTGTTTCTTTATCGTTGTTACCTCCGTATATGAAGCTTGACTCTTTGTTTATAAGCGATGCTTCCGGCCAGCGTCTTTTGTATGGGATGCAACGGGTCGTTATAAAACCCAAACTTTCAGCGTTGCTTACAGGTAAGGCTGAACTGGATCTTACCGCGGCATCGTATGGTGGCGGGGTAAGACTTGCGGTTTCTTCAGGTTCTTTTTTTGATTTTGAAAAAGTTGATGTGCACTTGAACTTAGTCCAGCAATCATTAGATAGTATTCCTTTTGTTGCTGAGCTGGATTCTCGTGTCGGAGGAACCGGTAATGCTTACCTAACGTACTCCGGTTCTTTACAGAACATGCAGTTGGGTAAGGGAACATTAAAAATTGAAGGTACTCATCTTCGTGCGACGAATCCCGTGCCGTTATTGAATGTTTCAGTTTTTGATAACCTTGGTTTGACCGGTGCGTTTGTTTATAACAACGGGAAGCTGAATGTTAACTCCGTAAAGCTTGCTGGTAAGCCACTTAATGCTGATTTGCATGGTTCTGCCACACTAAATTGGAGAAGCTTGCTGCACTCTAATGTTACATTAGAATCAAGCCTTTTTGTGCAGCCGGATTCGTTGGTGAAGGGACTTGTTGATAACAATGTCTTGAAGACATTTAAGGCTGGCAAGCGGGCTAAGATTGCGATTAGCGGCCAACTGACAAACCCACGTTTGGCTCTGAAATAG
- a CDS encoding tetratricopeptide repeat protein has translation MIRNSLYIILISFVLLSGCAKTNTASQDVPEFTDAVAKALALQKEGNFQESLVWYAQALKIKETPQLRNGAGAALLSSGSTEAALKEFDRALTFTPSSPDIQANRGTALFRLKEYDEALDSFNKALSYNPAHAQALNGKALVQLTRKHYDSALILLIQAQKAAPEKALIKYNSAIAFEAAGLLEDAEKAFTQYIKETPKDAKAFNGRGVVRMKLKKYAASAQDFDNAIALSPTNGKFYYNRGLLWQKQLKYTDAIKDYTRSIAYTPDNGTTYVNRGNTYFLLDEKEKGCRDLKKACSMGLCEKLEAYKNINACIE, from the coding sequence ATGATTCGTAATTCTTTATACATAATACTTATCAGCTTCGTACTACTTTCCGGTTGTGCAAAGACCAATACAGCGAGTCAGGACGTACCCGAATTTACAGACGCAGTAGCCAAGGCGTTAGCGTTACAAAAAGAAGGCAACTTTCAGGAAAGTCTTGTTTGGTATGCGCAAGCCCTGAAAATAAAAGAAACACCTCAACTGCGAAATGGCGCTGGCGCAGCACTGCTTTCCTCCGGATCTACCGAGGCAGCACTAAAAGAATTTGATCGTGCGCTGACGTTTACTCCATCCTCGCCTGATATACAGGCTAACAGAGGAACGGCATTGTTTCGTCTTAAAGAATACGACGAAGCGCTCGACTCCTTTAACAAAGCGCTTTCCTACAACCCCGCACATGCCCAAGCACTTAATGGTAAAGCACTTGTCCAGCTAACGCGTAAACACTACGACTCGGCCCTGATTCTATTGATTCAAGCCCAAAAGGCTGCGCCCGAAAAAGCCCTCATCAAATACAACAGCGCCATTGCCTTTGAAGCAGCAGGACTGTTAGAAGACGCAGAAAAAGCATTTACGCAGTACATTAAGGAAACTCCAAAGGATGCCAAAGCATTTAATGGACGAGGTGTTGTCAGGATGAAACTGAAAAAATATGCCGCCTCTGCTCAAGACTTTGATAACGCAATTGCTTTGTCACCCACAAACGGGAAATTTTATTACAACAGAGGCTTGCTGTGGCAAAAACAACTAAAGTACACTGACGCAATAAAAGACTACACCAGATCAATTGCATATACTCCAGACAATGGAACCACGTATGTGAATAGAGGTAATACGTATTTTCTTTTAGATGAAAAAGAAAAAGGATGCCGTGATCTAAAGAAAGCATGTTCTATGGGGCTCTGTGAAAAACTTGAAGCCTACAAAAATATTAATGCGTGTATAGAGTAA
- a CDS encoding type II secretion system F family protein: MPSFTYKAVNASGRNTKGIIEADNENHAAKKLRSKGLYPLDVTSFGRKATKSKKQTSLFNVDTSRFFQRIPKSTVASTIRQLATLLNAGLPLEVCLNTMIEQGGKSPMRSVLSQIRDKIREGSGLAIAFSEFPHIFTPTFITMVRAAEASGTLEIVMERLADHAEQQIALNRKIQGTLAYPTLMLIVGIGVVIFLLTFVIPKVTQIFLDLDRALPTPTQILLLVSDTLRNNWISIAATLGLFIISFRRFIKTPKGQQLHHAQVLRVPVLGSLLRIMVVGRVCRTLGMLLKNGVSLVESLNIVRNVAGNVILEQNIVDMNKGVQEGKSLAEFMRKSSVFPITAVQMVAAGEKSGQLAHMLLVVADDCDNQVNAKLQLLTSLMEPIMILLLGGLVGFVVMAIILPIFEMSSLVG; the protein is encoded by the coding sequence ATGCCTTCATTTACGTATAAAGCCGTCAATGCCTCAGGTCGTAACACTAAAGGCATTATCGAAGCGGATAATGAAAACCACGCTGCAAAAAAACTTCGCAGCAAGGGACTATACCCTCTTGACGTAACATCGTTTGGGCGAAAAGCCACAAAAAGCAAAAAACAAACGTCGCTTTTTAACGTTGACACCTCGCGTTTTTTTCAACGCATTCCCAAAAGCACTGTTGCCAGCACTATCCGTCAACTTGCCACCCTGCTCAATGCCGGTCTGCCGCTTGAAGTCTGCTTGAATACAATGATTGAACAAGGCGGCAAATCTCCTATGCGCAGCGTTCTTTCACAAATTCGAGACAAAATCCGTGAAGGTTCCGGCCTTGCGATTGCGTTTTCAGAATTCCCGCACATTTTTACTCCGACATTTATTACAATGGTCAGAGCTGCTGAAGCATCCGGCACTCTTGAGATTGTAATGGAACGACTTGCAGATCATGCAGAACAGCAAATTGCCCTGAACCGTAAGATTCAAGGGACCTTGGCGTACCCGACATTAATGCTTATTGTAGGGATTGGCGTCGTCATATTCTTGCTAACCTTTGTTATTCCTAAGGTTACACAAATCTTTCTGGATCTTGACCGAGCATTGCCCACACCGACACAAATCCTGTTGCTGGTAAGTGACACCTTGCGCAATAACTGGATATCTATTGCGGCAACACTCGGTTTATTCATCATCTCTTTCAGACGGTTCATTAAGACACCCAAAGGACAACAGCTTCACCACGCCCAAGTTTTGCGTGTCCCTGTCCTCGGCAGTCTACTGCGGATAATGGTTGTTGGTCGGGTATGCAGGACTCTTGGCATGCTGCTCAAAAATGGCGTTTCACTTGTTGAATCCCTTAACATCGTGCGTAATGTTGCGGGCAACGTCATTCTTGAACAAAATATTGTAGATATGAATAAAGGTGTTCAAGAAGGCAAAAGTCTTGCGGAATTTATGCGCAAGTCGTCTGTATTCCCGATAACCGCTGTGCAAATGGTCGCTGCCGGTGAAAAAAGTGGACAACTGGCGCATATGCTGCTGGTTGTTGCTGATGATTGCGATAATCAGGTAAATGCCAAGCTCCAACTGCTTACATCACTTATGGAACCGATTATGATCCTTCTCCTCGGCGGTCTTGTAGGATTTGTTGTAATGGCAATTATCCTGCCTATCTTTGAAATGAGCAGTCTGGTCGGGTAG
- the gspG gene encoding type II secretion system major pseudopilin GspG, with product MMPQNKQQKHKEQSKEAGFTLMELMVVIVILGILASIVVPRFLDEPHKARVVKAKMQIQGFSTAAKRFYLDNGYYPSTEQGLQALVNKPTTGRIPKQYPTAGYISKIPVDPWGNDYVYLSPSSHHEAFDIISFGADGEEGGIDDGADIQSWNLE from the coding sequence ATGATGCCTCAAAACAAACAACAGAAACATAAAGAACAGTCAAAAGAAGCAGGCTTCACCTTAATGGAGCTGATGGTAGTTATTGTTATTCTAGGTATCCTTGCATCTATCGTTGTTCCCCGGTTTCTTGACGAACCGCACAAGGCTCGCGTCGTAAAAGCTAAGATGCAAATTCAAGGTTTTTCCACAGCTGCAAAACGCTTCTACCTTGATAACGGATACTACCCAAGCACCGAACAAGGTCTTCAGGCGCTTGTCAACAAGCCCACCACAGGCCGCATCCCTAAGCAGTATCCAACAGCTGGCTACATAAGCAAAATACCTGTCGATCCTTGGGGAAATGACTATGTTTACCTCTCCCCGAGTTCCCACCACGAGGCGTTTGATATCATCTCATTTGGTGCAGACGGAGAAGAAGGGGGCATTGATGACGGAGCAGACATTCAAAGCTGGAACCTCGAATAG